A genomic region of Colletotrichum destructivum chromosome 1, complete sequence contains the following coding sequences:
- a CDS encoding Putative kelch-type beta propeller gives MSFSAPLLTLLGLSLLTAPTAAQQDPVADFCRRFGHQTAVVDDKLFIDGGLVNWNPFSSFPSNYTNTWLLYQDLSTTASSGMPPLYANLSKNGSIPNVSGGSLWSDSVNKRLYLFGGEHNLGEPPLPFNLYGYDILNNQWDSFGPSRTGASISKVSYGAGVSVDSRGEAYYYGGWLSNNSVPQWGTGPPVATTGLVKYTMDTNSFANNTGPDNIRRAEGSLQYIPAGDGGMLVYFGGIQDLTANGTATGQPMDEIFLYDVLSSKWYTQKASGQVPEMRRRFCAGVTWALDQSSYNIYMYGGATVPGVPGAGYDDLYVLSMPTFTWVKMYPLGRNGTGDYPHHSLSCNMAPGRAQMLISGGTFPLTQLCDSPGQWGTHNADLGKQNPNQALWELYKPNKTTYAVPPEVLAVVGGDGNGGATKTTPANGFDYTDVGLLITLKADIAVRTPTRAVGASITSAPSARFSTRAIIGIGIGAAVLVIALAAGFYFLFRKCREQRHHHQHSKRPPPPGPSHAYHAQSMSDAWSPPPTHLSPVPSPFAPPYGHPASSSSPPPLSGYPQSPHPMSPHTIPSHTGLPVELSSESSHSTPGATLGGMPTLTHMSSTASYPPQQAYFSETTTLLNQPQYDAHGNMWVPQVSMVQVATGVSPPPVSGHTPARGDEKTAPEPAPSQEPQELSADPDDRAETGTQHHTYYNK, from the exons ATGTCATTCTCGGCCCCTCTACTCACCCTACTGGGTCTGTCTCTGCTCACGGCCCCAACGGCAGCGCAGCAAGATCCCGTAGCTGATTTCTGCCGGCGGTTTGGACATCAGACAGCTGTTGTTGACGACAAGCTGttcatcgacggcggcctcgtcaactGGAACCCCTTTTCGTCGTTCCCTTCCAATTACACCA ACACATGGCTCCTCTACCAGGACCTCTCCACAACAGCGTCCTCGGGCATGCCCCCTCTCTACGCAAATCTCTCCAAGAACGGGTCCATTCCCAATGTTTCTGGCGGCTCTCTCTGGTCCGACTCGGTGAACAAGCGACTCTATCTgttcggcggcgagcacAATCTCGGGGAGCCTCCTTTGCCCTTCAACCTCTACGGTTACGACATCCTGAACAATCAATGGGATTCCTTCGGTCCGTCTCGGACGGGAGCTTCAATCTCCAAGGTAAGCTACGGCGCGGGAGTGTCCGTCGATAGCCGCGGCGAGGCGTATTACTACGGCGGATGGCTGAGCAACAACTCTGTTCCGCAATGGGGCACCGGCCCGCCGGTGGCCACGACGGGCTTGGTAAAGTATACCATGGACACGAACAGCTTCGCCAATAATACCGG CCCTGACAACATACGGCGCGCCGAGGGCAGCTTGCAGTACATCCCCGCGGGGGACGGCGGGATGTTGGTCTACTTTGGGGGCATCCAGGACCTGACCGCCAACGGCACGGCAACGGGCCAGCCCATGGACGAGATCTTCCTCTACGACGTACTCAGCAGCAAGTGGTACACACAGAAAGCCTCGGGCCAGGTCCCGGAGATGAGGCGGCGCTTTTGCGCGGGCGTGACGTGGGCCCTGGATCAGTCGTCTTACAACAT CTACATGTACGGCGGCGCAACGGTCCCCGGCGTGCCCGGCGCAGGATACGACGACCTCTACGTGCTCTCGATGCCAACCTTCACCTGGGTGAAGATGTACCCCCTCGGCCGCAACGGCACAGGCGACTATCCGCACCATTCGCTATCCTGCAACATGGCCCCCGGCCGGGCGCAGATGCTCATCTCCGGGGGCACGTTTCCGCTCACGCAGCTGTGCGACTCCCCGGGCCAGTGGGGAACCCACAACGCGGACCTGGGCAAACAGAACCCGAACCAGGCCCTCTGGGAGCTGTACAAGCCCAACAAGACGACCTACGCCGTGCCGCCGGAAGTCCTTGCCGTCGTGGGCGgggacggcaacggcggcgcgaCCAAGACGACGCCCGCCAACGGGTTCGATTACACCGACGTCGGCCTGTTGATCACACTCAAGGCCGACATTGCCGTCcgcacgccgacgagggccgtTGGAGCGTCTATCACGTCGGCCCCGAGCGCGAGATTCTCCACGAGAGCCATCATCGGCAttggcatcggcgccgcggtTCTGGTTATCGCGCTCGCGGCGGGGTTCTACTTCCTCTTCCGCAAGTGCCGCGAGCaacggcaccaccaccaacactccaaaaggccgccgccgcctgggcCGAGTCACGCATACCACGCCCAGAGCATGTCGGACGCGTGGTCGCCGCCCCCGACACACCTCAGCCCTGTGCCCTCGCCCTTCGCACCACCGTACGGCCacccggcctcctcctcctctccgcctccgTTGTCCGGATACCCCCAGTCTCCGCACCCGATGTCCCCACACACCATACCGTCGCACACGGGCCTGCCGGTCGAGCTGTCTTCGGAGTCGTCGCACTCGACGCCGGGGGCCACGTTGGGGGGCATGCCGACGCTGACGCacatgtcgtcgacggcgtcgtaCCCGCCGCAGCAGGCTTACTTctccgagacgacgacacTGCTGAACCAGCCGCAGTACGACGCCCACGGCAACATGTGGGTGCCGCAGGTCAGCATGGTCCAGGTCGCCACGGGGGTGAGCCCCCCGCCGGTGTCTGGACAcacgccggcgaggggcgACGAGAAAACGGCGCCTGAGCCCGCGCCTAGTCAGGAGCCGCAGGAGCTGAGCGCGGACCCGGATGATCGTGCGGAGACGGGGACGCAGCACCACACGTATTACAACAAGTAG